Part of the Drosophila santomea strain STO CAGO 1482 chromosome 2L, Prin_Dsan_1.1, whole genome shotgun sequence genome is shown below.
CCGCTCCACACGGTTCTCATCCTCGTCGTTCGACACTGGGACGGACTCGTGCAGGTGGTTGCCCACCTCCCGCAGTGAGGTGTTCCTCGTCTGCTCGGCAAGCTCCAGCGACTTCTGGTTCTCCGTCATTGCGTCGTCGATGAGCACGCGCAGCTGCTTGATCTGGTTGACGGTCAGCGGCTGCAGTGTCTCGGCCACAATCTCAGTGAGGTCCTTGGTCACGTCTGCGGGCAGATCCTCGCTCATGGCACCCACCGGCTCCTTCTTCTTCATCTTCTCGCCGATCACCTTGCTGCAGACGTTCTTCACCTTGTTCAGGTTGTCGGCACGGTGGCGGCACTGACGCCACTCAGTATCCTTGGCGATCACCGTCTCCACCAGCGCCACATCCTTGAAGCGCTTCTTTTGGTTTTCGCGCACGAGGTCCGGGTTGCCTCCCTTGTCGCTGCGAaacagatccagatccagcACCATTTTAGCTACGCTTTAATTTAGTTTCAGTCGCGGATTAGCTTAAATTCTCTCGCGTTTCGTCGGCGTTTTCACAACGTGGCTAGGCTTTTCGTCAGCTGGGCAGTGTTGGAAATCGATGGGGGTAAGTGCATATTATGGCTGAGATTATTACAACATGCATTCTTGTGACTCATCAAATTCTTGAGTGCTCCAAAAGTTATTACATTAATTGTATACCAATGTATCTAAATACACTATTACCTTCAAGAAATGCCCTTTATAAAGAGACATATAACCAACATAGCTGACTAAGCGATTAGCGCCGAAAACGTACATTTTATTCGTCACCATTTGAAACTTACCTGTCACCCTTTCACAACACTAATTGCTTATACCAGCTGTTCAAAAACAGTCCAATTGGAGAACAGCAGACAATTCGCAACAGATTCCGACTTCAACGATGAGCTTTATTGACCAGGAAGTCACGGAGTTCCGAGCAAAATGTGAGAAACAGGTGCCGCACACAAAGATCATTATTTGCTCCAGCTCCCTGATCCGGGTTGACATATACCCGGAGCGGCCCAATCGTTCGATGACTATGTGCCTTCGATTTCCAGAAAACTACCCGCAGAGCACCCAAATCCTGGTGGAGCTGAAGAGTCGTGTGTACTCCGATATTCTTCTGACAGAGCTTACTCGGCTGATCGACGACTATGCCAGGGATTTCCTCGGAAAGCCACAGGCACTTCAAGTGCTGGCCTTTGCCCAACAGTATTTAACGGATAATCCGTTGTGCGTGTGCTTGGAGGAGATCAAGCAGCTGAGAGCGGACATCAAGACTGGAGGCACAGAGAGCCAATTGAAGCTGAAGCAGAAGAACAGGAGCGTGGAGCTGGTGGCCAAGGGAGGACGCTACACCTACAGAGTCACCGCTGTGATTCCGGACAGCTATCCCATGCAGAGTGTGGAGCTGCGCGGCCAAGAGTCCAATCTTCCGGCTGTGCTCGTCCGCTACCTAAACGGCCAGTCGAAGGAGATAGCCCGGCAGTGCGTGGAGCCGCCGATCCGTATGAGCAAGGAGGCACTGGCCAATTTCCGACCTGTTAGGAGTCTGCAACGCTCGCTCAAGTTTTGCCTGGAAGCCACCCGGGATTTTCACACCGAACATTGTCCCATTTGTGATAGTACCGTGCTACCGGAGTACCCGGAGGACACAGAAACGGATGACAGTGCGGACTTCTTCATCGAGCGCGTCTACTGTGGTCACCTCTTTCACCAGGGCTGTCTTAAGAAATACCTGTCGGAGCCTCCGTTTCCAAAGGGCGGCAAACTTTGTCCCGCCCAGCGTCGCCATCCTCGTTCTGATGCCCAGACCTACATGGGAAGGTCACAGGGAGGTGGCGCTACTGCATCCAAAACTCCGGACGACGCTGTGTGCGGCATCAAGCTGGCCCACGATCGCTGGGTGGTCAGCGTGAAGACCGCGGAGGCTCGCTGGGCCCAGAAACAGGCTCGCCAGCGAGAACTGGAGGAGGTGGTCGACTTCCTGCAATAACAGAGGATCAACTCAAGAACAGCTTACTGTGTATGGTTATGTATTTTGTGATTTCTTTTCGAATACGCTTATATTGCTAAagatgaaataaataaagtgaagATGAAGTGCGACTAGGTTGTTTTTGGGCAAGTGTATCGTCTATCCTTTAAACGCGATTGAGCACACTGCGGTGTTACAgtctttttttaaaatttaaaaaaaaattactaaaTTATTCTAATCAAATTATTCCATTCTTGTATGGTATAGGTTGTGAGAAGCTATATCAAATGCTCTTTCAAATTCTGCGAAAGTGTTTAAGGAAACTTGTTTGTTAGATGTACGCCTCTGTCTTAGTCGAAGAATTCCAGATTCAGGCGGAATAGAAACTATAACCAGGCGTGGTAGTTCGGTCTAGGACGAAGAAATTAGCTGGAAGCTCTGTTCGGTGCAGGCTTATTCGGCTAAACTTCAGAAATCCGTGACTATTTCGTCGTCTTCATACCGCTTAATGGGATCTCCCTTGATCAGAGCCGAAATCAGGCTACAGAGAGGAGGATGAGATAACTTAGTAAAGATGAAAATGCGGTTTTCAACTACTAACTCACCAGTACAAGCCCACGAAGAACATAACGAAGTAGTAACCCAGATAAATCATACAATTTCTTAGGTGGACCTTCAGCAATCCCCGACTGTGTATGTCCACCGGATCGTAGACACCCAGGCTATCGCGTCGCTGGCGATGTAACTCGTAGAATAGCCAAATCACCATCGGCAGGTTTAGGAGGAACATCACCCAGTGGCCTCCGAGTAGGAGGAGCACGCAGAGGAGGGCATGGGATCCGAACTTCGGTATCACCCAAAAATTGAGGCGTCGGCAGCACTCCTGGGCATTTAGATAGTCGCACTCCAGGTCCGCCAGAGTCAGGACCTAAAAAATTTATCTGTAATAAAGTTTTTCCTCCATGGAAATCCACACTCACATAGTAAATCAGGAGCAAGAGGATTGCTCCGTACACCAATAGAGTGATGCAGAAGGTGGCTGTTTCGGGCAGAAACATAATTGCACTATAAATTCGCTTTTTACTTAAATATACGATTTTTTTCTATgttatttacaaaattttctgcatttcgcgtttgatttgtttttaattaagaaatCGTGCTATAAAATTCCATACTGCGTTTTGAAAACAGTGCTGTAAAGCGATTTGTTTAATGTTGCAGCccttaaatgtttttattttttggtgtATGTAAATCTCTACTCTTAAACTAATTTAACtcaaaatatacttttttaaCCAAACTATGGTTATAATTTAGCACAGAACGTTTgcaaaatatgtatttatttagctATAAAACCTAGTATTGATTAGTCCGTTTTAACGGTCAATGGCAAAATGGAGTTATCGGTTTTCGCGATAATTGTTGACATAATATCAGCTGTTTAGCCaggaaaccaaaacaaacaaagaatatttttttgttaagcaATATCTCTAATTTTAATTCCTACTGCTTTATTTATCGAAATCCCGCTGATGGCGGCTGCCAGCTTTAATTCAATCCTCTGCTTGAGGCAGTTAGTCCGGCTAAACAGGCGCCAGTTTTCAGCCCCGGCGCAATCCGTGGTTACCGGTTTACAGGCAACTGGCCATGAATCGCCACCACCGACATTGAAACCCGCGGATAAAATGCGCGGATGGCAGCTGCACAACTACGGCGATATTGACGAGCTGCAGCTCTCCGACAAGCTAAAGATACCCCAGATCCGTAGGTCCAACGAGTGCCTGGTACGCATCAGGACGACGGCAGTGAACCCCATCGACTTGGCCATGCTTCGTGGATACGGGGCCACGTTGCTGAACAAGATGCGCTGCCAGCCGGGCGACGGCATTGAATTTCCGCTTATTCTGGGCCGCGAGTTCTGCGGTGAGCTGGTGCAGACGGGAATGGGTGTTTCGCTGCCTCTGGGATCCCGTGTCTGGGGAGTGGTACCTCTGCAGGCCAGCGTTGGATCGCATGCGGAGTACGTAGCAGTTCCTTCATCCTGTGTAAGTATTTGAACTACTTAAAAGGTCTTTAAAGTAACTTGTAGTCCATAGCTTGCTCCTGCACCAAAAGAACTGGATGATTCCGAGGCCGCCAGCGTGTTGTACGCCGGATTGACGGCTTGGTCGGGTCTGTACATAACCGGAGGCCTTGGTGGTCCTTGTGGAGCTACAACAGCTTCCGGTGGAGGTGCCCACAAGCGTGTCTTGGTTCTTGGCGGCTCCGGTGGCGTTGGCTCTTTGGCCATTCAAATTCTCAAGTCTCAAAAAGTACAAGTTTTGGCAACCTGCAGCGAAAATGCCATTGAAATGGTTCGCAATCTGGGAGCCGATTTAGTGGTAGACTACAACAACGCGGAGGCCATGGAGGAGCTGTGCAAGTACGCGCCCTATGACATCGTGCTGGACTGCGCCGGACAAGGAGGTCAGAAGGCGGCGGAATCGAAGTTCGATTTTCGCCAATACATCACATTCTCATCTCCGTTGCTGGCCAACATTGATAAGCAGGGACTGGGTGTGGGCGCGCTCAAGAATGTGTTCGATCTGGTCCAGGCCAACGTTAGGTCCGTCACGCAGCGTGGAGGTCTTGTTAAGTGGGGCTTCTTTAGTCCCGCCCCCCAGGGAATTCAATTCTTACAGAAACTAGTGGAACAGCGAAAGGTAAGTGTTGTTTTCCCGAGTTATTCTAAAAACTAATTGCATCCTGCTTTTAGCTGATGCCGCTGATCGATAGCAGCTACGGGTTCAGTGAGCTGCCAAAGGCCTTTGAGAAGATGAAATCCGGTCACCTCCGGGGCAAAATCGTGGTGAAGCTGCGAGAGGAAACTGGCGACTAACAGACTGAtattgttgtttctgttgcatTAAAGGCTTGTGTTGGTTAATTAAAACACTAGAGCAATCGACTTAGTGAAACAGCAGAACTTTGACGCCATTCCATTGCATCACTAGCAGGGTTCAAAGACTGTAGTTGCAGGCCAAGCCACTGAcgcatataaatatttcctaTATAAAATAATCGACGATCTACGTGATTAGAGCCCTGGCCTCCGTCAGGGATCACCTTTAAATCACCGTGAAAAGCCGCTTCGCCGCCTATCGTCCATGGATCTGCAGCGCCCGGTACCTGAAGGTCGTCGTGTAGCTGCAGCTCAAATGATTCAACTTCGGCAAGCATACTCCTGGTCGTGCGCCCATCGCAATACTACAAAAATGCCGGGACCAATGTTGACGAGGCACGACACACGCCATCGGCCTGCGAAAATTTCCGTGCGTCTAAATTTATTCCTAGCCAGCCAGCTGCCGCAGCAGCGTCCGATACCCAGATTCGTTATCAGAGGTTGAGTGGCCGGCGGCGGGGTGATTCCACAGCACGCGGCCTGCCCGCCCTAATCACATCGCTCACATGCGTTCGCAACGCTCCAGAGCATCGGAACACGACCAGGCCGCTATCGCCGGGGTCGAGGCTTTCCAAAAGCTAACGAAAAGCCTCTCCATCGCCGCTATCATCCGACATAGCCGGCGAAAAAGCGAAGAATGCACGCGtctctgttttgttttggtttttattaataGCTCTCAATTTGTTACCGGGCCCGTCACTCTTGATATGATTGGAGGTGCCAAACCGATGCGGAAATACCCTTTAAAGTAGTCACAAACGGATTGGATTTCCACTTAGTAATATGCTTTGTTTCTTTATGGGATAAGAAGTTAGGAAAGTAAAAACGTAGGAAAGTTTGAGCTTTGCAAAATGCTCGTGATATTAGTTATACCCAAACTAGAGTATCTAAGATTGCGAAGGGAAATTTCTAGTCTGAGCTGTCGGCAGACCTTGAAATCCCAGCGCTTATCTGATGTCTGAATGAAATTAGCTATTATTGGGAAAAATTGTCAAGGCAGTAACGAAACCGAGTACTTGATATGTAAGCatttaaacataataataTCATCCACTGAGTGTTTGTTGCTTTGATAAGGGAGCCTTGTCAACGTGTTTACGATCTGCACAATTGTGTTTCCTCACGCAATAATATGATAATTATAATGTAATAATGATGACCCATTCTGTGCCGCATATGTATTAACCCGAAAGTGGAGCAACCTGGGTTGCCTTCTATTAGATATTATTTGCATACGATTGGGAAGTTTAGGGTCTCGTTGGCACGCATTTCTTTTGTCTAGtgtattaatttgatttaattttgtattttaaactCTTAAATGGGGCAATCGAAGCAGCCGTCTGACATTTGAATGCTTTCGATCGAGGATGCGTGGTGTTTTGAATAAGTTTTCAGTCCGAGAAACCTTGACAGGGCCAACATCACACTCATTCCACACAAACTGTCTATTTGAATCGGAATACGAAAATTACACGGAACATTCCTACTTTGAGACTAGTACAACCAAATTGATAATGGATAAAACTAAATCTTCTTTGCTTCCATATATAATGGACATGCTTAGTCGCGAGCCGCAACTGTGTGAGTAACTTTTTGGAGCTTCCTGATTCTACAATTAAAGAATAGCTTTGGAagtatattattatataaattagcTGTTCAGTTTTGAAATCAAATGTTGTGTGCATTCATTCCTCACTTTCAGGCACTACTTTGGACGATTTGGTCAAGAACATCAAGGATATAGTGCTCGAGGAGCACATCAATCCCTTCGGCAGTCTCAAGCGCGCGGTGGAGTTCGCCCTGGAGGTGGGCGTCGACCTGGGCATCATCTCGCTGACCGACGAGCGTATACGTGTGCCCTTCAATTTCCGGAGGAACCTACCCAGGACTAGGGTGCCCCTGACCACAAGGATCTCGCCTCGCTTGGGGCGCCGGGCAATCAAGCAGCGTATGCCGACGAGCACGGCGGCCAAGCTGGCGGGCAAGAAGCGATCGGGACGAAAGTCCAAGAAGACGGCTGGGGCGGCTTCAAGGAAGCGACACTAGGGGAAGCGGCCAAGTGGCTATACGCTCGGTTCCGTTCAATAAACAATACAATTGCGAATGGCTGGCAACCGCGGCGTGTTATTGAACCAGAGGGGCGGGCTGTGGAGCAACTGGGTTAACTAGGCGATGTCAGCTGCGATGGCACACACTTGGACTAATTACCAGGGCAGGGTTAcggaaaaatgaaaagtaaatggATACCGCTGTCCTGCTCGACGTCGCATTTTCTATTTCATTTGGTCGTAGTTAGAGGCGCGTTTTGCATAGAAATGAATAATTCAGCGCCTGCTTGTGGCGATTTGGGCGCAGTCGTAATGAGATCGGTGGGTTTTCTATATGCTTTGGTTAAGGGGAAATTAAAATGCGCCTTCTGTTGGTCACCGCTGCCCCCGGACCCCGCAAACTGGATATATATAAGGAATCCGGCGAGTGCAGCCCTTGTTCAGTCTGTCTGCGCAACAAGTCGGATCTATACGTGCCCACCAAAAAGGATATACAATCACACTCAAACCAAGGAAGGACCTACTAGCCCAGTCAATATCCTGGTTGTCCCGCAAAACCAACGGCATTCGAAAAGGATACGCGATCAGTGAACCAAAGTGAAAAAGGTGCCGTCCATAAACGATACGATCCGAAATTAGTGGTATACGAAATGTGAGTCAAGTGGAGTGTACCAAAGAAGTGGCGTGTTCTGAAATGCGaactattttttttcacaAGAAAAGCGAATTATTAAAACTAAGACGTATTTTACCCAGCCAGGATAACACGCCATACAAATCAAATCCACGAAATGGAAGTTCCGAATAGTCAGCGTACTTATCTTTAATTCAAAGAATTTCCTCAAGTGTCTAATGAGAATGGTGAGGTGTTTTAATTAACCGAACGTGACTGCCTAATCGCAAAATGCCAATGAATTGTGAATGTTTACTGAATATATTTACGatttatatatgtgtatgtatgtccTTTGGATTTTTTTTGGGTGAAAGAAGGACtctaaatatttttgaaaccaATAACTGACTGTAAAATGCACAAAAACCCATGGATTACCAAAAATTGCACTCCCAGGATATTAATAATCCTTTAATGCTGCAAAGGTGGCGAAAACATTCATAAAAAGTGAGAAACCTAACAAATTGTGCTGCCCCAATCGCAATTACTTCTGAAAACGCTTCGAATCTGTATTCCGGAAACCTTTGAACCCACCAAAGCGAACATTCAGTACATTATGTCCATTGTGTCAGTTCTGGCACGCGTCGCATTCGCCGATTCGTGTGTTGGGTCCGCATTTGGGGCAATATTCTATCAAAAGCTTATCGGAACTCTGCCCCTCTGCGTCCCCGATCCCGACCAGGTGCAGTGCACGCAGTCGAGAGCTGGACGACTATCTCGAGAGCCGACTCCCGTGACTTGGCAACAGGGAACCCAGTGACCCACACCCAGCTCCCTGCTCCCAGCTCCCTGTTTCCTGCTTTCTGTTTTCTGCTCCGTTTTGGATTCTGCTGAGTGGCCGAATCGTACGATCCCTGCACGTAGTGTTGATGGTGATGGAAAGGTGACTCTGGTGCAGTGGTTCCTTATCAGCAGAGCGACAATATTCATTAAATCAAGTGGTCAGAATCGCTGCGATCGCGAGCATATTACTCATGATTTGCCGATTGAGCAGTTTTTAATGGAAAACCTTATCTATGCACCTAAGATTAGTGGATCGCCTCTAAAATGATAATCAAATGAAGTGCAAGCCACTGAAATTCCATAAACTTACACTCCACTCATGTTTTAGATagatatattaatttatttgtaccCATGTCTATAAGATCGACAAAATTGTAAATTCTTATCGATTTACAGTGCTTTTTTACTCTGAGGTGAGCAATTCCGTGCTTTCTTGTGAAGGTGCTGGAAATATTGTTTACATGCTGATAGCAAGAGCCCGATTAAATCGGATATAGTTCTTTGaaatactatatatgtatattcaaggttaaatttgtatttgaagAATTTAGCAATTCAACACACGCTTGGATAAAAGTTGGCTACTGTTAAATGGATTTTTGTATGCCCAAAACCGATTTGATTATATATGCCATAGGTTCGCGTATTGTGACTATTTATGAGTATTTACCCTGGCTTGTTTTGTGAATATTTTAGATCCTTGTACAGGTGGACCCCCATACAGACTGAGCCAGAAAAAAGACTCCAGAATGGCGAACAGGAAGAAAGCCCAGGCGGACTCGGCCGCTGGCGAAGATGGAGACATTGTGATCTCTGGACTCTCCGGGAAGCTGCCGGAGAGCAGCAACATCGAGGAGTTCAAGTACAACCTGCTCAACGGCATCGACATGGTCACAGATGAGCCACGCCGCTGGGAGGCAGGCAAGTAGCAGGCAAAGATCTCTTTAATGTGGCAAAAATTGCGTAGGAATATACACACAAGAATTCAATATTTTCATCAAAATCTGGCCAAAAAAGGTCACAGAGCTGAAAGAATTATTGTTTTGCACAGCTAATTAATTGATCTAACCACccaaatcatttttttaatgattttcgaaaatccatttttttgacaaatttgcatttttggtaaggggtaccatcatcattTTTTacgaaaaattgaaaattgttgaaatttcAAGACATGAAtatggatcgatagggaattttatTACGAGTTCAGGGAGCTATGACACTCCACTCTCACAcaactttttaaaaagttatagaaaaaatattgattatttttatcaaaaatattgaattttcgCAAAAAAGCTAGTATTCAATATTTTCGAAGATTCACTTTATCAAAATCTGGCCAAAATAAGTTGCCCAGCTAAAAGAAAGGTTGTTTTGAACAGCTACTCATCATAGCTAAATATCCTAATCCCTATAACAAAAGTTTTGTTACACAACAATAACATTTGATCAAAAAACAGCCAAGTGCTAGACTGTTTTGTACAGCTATTAAACAGAGCTAGTTATCCTAAttacttttataaattttttttcaaaaaaaaaaaaaagaaaaatcgcaatttttttccaaaaaaaaaaa
Proteins encoded:
- the LOC120458167 gene encoding protein cornichon homolog 4 → MFLPETATFCITLLVYGAILLLLIYYVLTLADLECDYLNAQECCRRLNFWVIPKFGSHALLCVLLLLGGHWVMFLLNLPMVIWLFYELHRQRRDSLGVYDPVDIHSRGLLKVHLRNCMIYLGYYFVMFFVGLYCLISALIKGDPIKRYEDDEIVTDF
- the LOC120444111 gene encoding reticulon-4-interacting protein 1 homolog, mitochondrial, whose product is MAAASFNSILCLRQLVRLNRRQFSAPAQSVVTGLQATGHESPPPTLKPADKMRGWQLHNYGDIDELQLSDKLKIPQIRRSNECLVRIRTTAVNPIDLAMLRGYGATLLNKMRCQPGDGIEFPLILGREFCGELVQTGMGVSLPLGSRVWGVVPLQASVGSHAEYVAVPSSCLAPAPKELDDSEAASVLYAGLTAWSGLYITGGLGGPCGATTASGGGAHKRVLVLGGSGGVGSLAIQILKSQKVQVLATCSENAIEMVRNLGADLVVDYNNAEAMEELCKYAPYDIVLDCAGQGGQKAAESKFDFRQYITFSSPLLANIDKQGLGVGALKNVFDLVQANVRSVTQRGGLVKWGFFSPAPQGIQFLQKLVEQRKLMPLIDSSYGFSELPKAFEKMKSGHLRGKIVVKLREETGD
- the LOC120444112 gene encoding uncharacterized protein LOC120444112, with protein sequence MDKTKSSLLPYIMDMLSREPQLCTTLDDLVKNIKDIVLEEHINPFGSLKRAVEFALEVGVDLGIISLTDERIRVPFNFRRNLPRTRVPLTTRISPRLGRRAIKQRMPTSTAAKLAGKKRSGRKSKKTAGAASRKRH
- the LOC120458164 gene encoding uncharacterized protein LOC120458164, producing the protein MSFIDQEVTEFRAKCEKQVPHTKIIICSSSLIRVDIYPERPNRSMTMCLRFPENYPQSTQILVELKSRVYSDILLTELTRLIDDYARDFLGKPQALQVLAFAQQYLTDNPLCVCLEEIKQLRADIKTGGTESQLKLKQKNRSVELVAKGGRYTYRVTAVIPDSYPMQSVELRGQESNLPAVLVRYLNGQSKEIARQCVEPPIRMSKEALANFRPVRSLQRSLKFCLEATRDFHTEHCPICDSTVLPEYPEDTETDDSADFFIERVYCGHLFHQGCLKKYLSEPPFPKGGKLCPAQRRHPRSDAQTYMGRSQGGGATASKTPDDAVCGIKLAHDRWVVSVKTAEARWAQKQARQRELEEVVDFLQ